A section of the Cuniculiplasma divulgatum genome encodes:
- a CDS encoding methyltransferase domain-containing protein, whose product MSDFREFFSVNAREYSKSKSHSQGSDLVVLMNMLQPRPDMNCLDMAPGTGFTAMELARKCGKVTAVDATEEMLSEVVKNATEAGYTGIEFMERMVESTGLESGLYDVVTCRRAAHHFSDKGAFLWEVMRVLKPGGKLGLVDMVVPEADNSDLLNRIERIRGPSHVGAEKISNWIHFVSAAGFRIIETRETQEEYSVEAWMAPASTSGEAFKQVKQVLETATGDDLKGAGISSDRKKINKHRMILIAEKPS is encoded by the coding sequence ATGTCCGATTTCAGGGAATTCTTTTCAGTAAATGCCCGGGAATATTCAAAGAGCAAATCCCACAGCCAGGGATCCGACCTGGTTGTCCTGATGAATATGCTTCAACCGAGGCCGGATATGAATTGCCTGGACATGGCTCCAGGAACAGGCTTCACAGCCATGGAACTTGCCAGAAAGTGTGGCAAGGTCACTGCCGTTGATGCAACTGAAGAGATGCTTTCTGAGGTAGTCAAGAATGCAACAGAGGCCGGATATACCGGAATTGAGTTTATGGAAAGAATGGTGGAAAGCACCGGGCTTGAATCAGGGTTATATGATGTAGTAACATGCAGGAGGGCAGCCCACCATTTCTCTGATAAAGGAGCCTTCCTGTGGGAAGTGATGCGTGTCCTGAAACCCGGCGGCAAACTGGGGCTTGTGGATATGGTGGTGCCTGAGGCAGATAATTCAGACCTACTCAACAGAATTGAAAGGATAAGGGGTCCCTCCCATGTCGGTGCCGAAAAAATTTCAAACTGGATACATTTTGTTTCAGCGGCAGGATTCAGGATCATTGAGACCAGGGAAACTCAGGAGGAATACAGCGTGGAAGCATGGATGGCGCCAGCGTCGACCAGCGGGGAAGCTTTCAAACAGGTGAAGCAGGTCCTCGAAACTGCCACCGGAGACGATCTGAAGGGTGCTGGAATCAGTTCAGACAGAAAAAAGATAAACAAGCACAGGATGATTTTGATAGCTGAAAAGCCAAGTTAA